Genomic window (Acidimicrobiales bacterium):
ACGTTGACGATGCCGCCTGCCCTGCGGGCCACCATGGCGGGCAGGACAGCCCTGGTCAGGCGGGTCAAGGCCAGGACGTTGAGCCGGATCTCGCTCTCGACGGCGTCGACGTCGTAGCTGACGAACGGTGTCTGGGCACCGAAGCCGGCGTTGTTCACGAGCAGGTCGATCGCCGGATCGCACACGAGGCGCTCCTCGACCGTGGCCAGCTGCGCAGCGTCGCACAGGTCGGCGGGCAGCACTTCGACGGCGGTCCCGTGGGCACCCTGCAACTCCTCGGCCAACTGGTCGAGGCGCTGCTTGTCGCGAGCCACAGCGACGATGTCGTACCCCCGGGCAGCCAGCGTCCTTGCGAACGTCCGGCCGATGCCGCTCGAAGCTCCCGTTACCAGAGCATTCGGCATAGCGGAAACGCTACTCCTGATCGCCGCGATCCCGGCGCAACTGCACGAATTCGACCCCCCGGCGGTACTCGGGCAGTCGCAGCTCCTCCACCCACCCCCGCTCCCGGTAGAAGCGCTCAGCAGTGTCGGTGCGCACCCGCAACGTGTCGCAGCCCCGCTCGGCCGCCCACGATTCGAAGGCGGCCAGCAGGTGCGACCCGATCCCCTCGTTGCGCACCCCGGCCTCGACGATCAGGTCGTGCAGGTAGGCCACGGCCGCAGCGGGCTCGGCCCAGCCGACGGCCACGCCCACCACCTGGCCGTCCCGGCGGCCGGTGACGGCCACGGGAATGCGGCCAGGTCCGACGTCGTCGTGCAGGCGGCGCCACT
Coding sequences:
- a CDS encoding SDR family oxidoreductase is translated as MPNALVTGASSGIGRTFARTLAARGYDIVAVARDKQRLDQLAEELQGAHGTAVEVLPADLCDAAQLATVEERLVCDPAIDLLVNNAGFGAQTPFVSYDVDAVESEIRLNVLALTRLTRAVLPAMVARRAGGIVNVSSFGSLQPGPRFAVYVATKAYVTNFTESLHEELRGSAVNIVALCPGFTRTEFHERNGVDSTRVPSMAWSTPEEVVEAALKALERGQAVCFPGLSTKLVAGLSHLLPRAAVRRTAGAIANRL